Proteins from one Alkalidesulfovibrio alkalitolerans DSM 16529 genomic window:
- a CDS encoding GGDEF domain-containing response regulator: MTNKTANSLKPDPDEPQTLRSVSVLHVEDDTIIQFHMRTILEKRVRELFSAADGVEGLAMFRAHAPDVIITDIRVPRMNGLEMIEIIRETDPDIPVIVTSAYSDADYLLKAIELGVDKYLIKPFDHRQVVKAVSRAAEGMARQREINEANRFNRFLLDINPSFIVVLDDGEVEYVNSTFLSFMGFRSLEAFILSGRDIADFVEDVGGHQDATRIGRWFEEITGSGEDGVVVRLKGCDERFGGVFWATFNRFPETRKYVVVFTDITRLDDERKLLSLQARTDHLTGVANRLGFSERLQAEIARAERYGQPLSLIMFDIDDFKRVNDEHGHEEGDRVLKALAKLVWTNIRTTDLFGRWGGEEFLVATPNCDLDQALRTAEKLRDLLCEAAIGPGRGISCSFGVTSHRKGESMDAFLRRLDEALYVAKKSGKDTISSA; this comes from the coding sequence ATGACGAATAAGACCGCGAATTCCTTGAAGCCCGACCCGGACGAGCCCCAGACGCTTCGCTCCGTCAGTGTGCTGCACGTCGAGGACGACACCATTATCCAGTTCCACATGCGCACGATCTTGGAAAAGCGGGTCCGCGAGCTTTTTTCCGCCGCGGATGGCGTGGAGGGGCTGGCGATGTTTCGCGCACACGCGCCTGACGTCATCATCACCGACATCCGCGTGCCGCGCATGAACGGGCTGGAGATGATCGAGATCATCCGCGAGACCGATCCCGACATCCCGGTCATCGTGACCTCGGCCTACAGCGACGCCGACTACCTGCTCAAGGCCATCGAGCTTGGCGTGGACAAGTACCTCATCAAGCCCTTCGACCACCGCCAGGTCGTCAAGGCTGTGAGTCGCGCGGCGGAGGGCATGGCCCGGCAGCGCGAGATCAACGAGGCCAACCGCTTCAACCGCTTCCTTCTGGACATCAATCCGAGTTTCATCGTGGTCCTGGACGACGGCGAAGTGGAATACGTGAACTCCACCTTTCTCTCTTTCATGGGCTTCCGATCCCTTGAGGCCTTTATCCTCTCGGGCCGTGACATCGCGGATTTCGTGGAGGACGTTGGCGGGCACCAGGACGCCACGCGCATCGGCCGCTGGTTCGAGGAGATCACGGGCAGCGGCGAGGACGGCGTGGTCGTGCGCCTAAAGGGCTGCGACGAGCGCTTCGGCGGCGTCTTCTGGGCCACGTTCAACCGCTTTCCCGAAACGCGTAAATATGTGGTCGTGTTCACGGACATCACCCGGCTCGACGACGAGCGCAAGCTTTTGAGCCTTCAGGCAAGGACCGATCACCTCACCGGCGTCGCCAACCGTCTCGGATTCAGTGAGCGCCTCCAGGCCGAAATAGCCCGGGCCGAGCGCTACGGACAGCCGCTCTCGCTCATCATGTTCGATATCGACGACTTCAAGCGGGTCAACGACGAGCATGGGCACGAGGAGGGCGACCGGGTGCTCAAGGCCCTGGCGAAACTGGTCTGGACCAACATCCGGACCACCGATCTCTTCGGTCGCTGGGGCGGCGAGGAATTTCTCGTGGCCACGCCGAACTGCGATCTGGACCAGGCCTTGCGCACGGCCGAAAAATTGCGCGACCTGCTGTGCGAGGCGGCTATCGGCCCGGGACGGGGCATCTCCTGCAGTTTCGGAGTCACCTCCCATCGCAAGGGCGAATCCATGGACGCGTTCTTGCGGCGGCTGGACGAGGCGCTGTACGTCGCCAAGAAGAGCGGCAAGGACACGATCTCCTCGGCCTGA
- a CDS encoding diguanylate cyclase domain-containing protein, whose product MAESETTAHAPLLVVAGEDTRRELADALTRAGREVVGLSSADEAVAAAAKKAFAAAFVAVRHLGGSGFEVAERLRAIAPAIGLAFVSGEEYADDVVQAMRFGACEFVRLPLREAEVSLALARLAERAELEDFAFQARLRYDHLVQNIPLIIFSLASDLRLSFINRACIDILGYSPEEAATENGFLAERLHPQDRESVLSHLRAALAHSTPFTEQARLVHRHGHTVHVIIKSMPRFTFTAQGPEPELSGVIMDISERVVLERALIQDEKLKMLGSISAEVAHEIRNPLVAIGGFARRLKTAHPDLDDVDIILRETARLENLLARIRDYLKPLRMTPRPCSLDEIIEECLVLLASEFSAVGAQTRFIPTPDLPMVTADPDVLGQVVVTLLLHALRHLPRGGALNLASERDGANVRMTLQSPTSSTVLDSPERSLLPFDTETEHLGLPLCYRLIKGMGGLLSYTREADVARYAISLPVEAGAASGVVYDLADSRRWPDEHPAGVPHDSEFEAALAREWKRGGRHHTPLCMLMIDVDDYTDFVARHGADVAQEALSRVARVLEDMLKRPGDFVDTGGGQQFTAVLPDTDELGGMIVAEDIRENVAALAIPHRDGSGAGVLTVCVGVASLVPTPETEPTHLIEEATRALYAAKAQGGNKVHAARLSKRR is encoded by the coding sequence ATGGCCGAAAGTGAAACGACCGCGCATGCACCATTGCTCGTGGTCGCGGGGGAGGATACCCGGCGCGAACTGGCCGACGCCCTGACCAGGGCCGGACGCGAGGTGGTGGGATTGTCTTCGGCCGACGAGGCCGTAGCCGCCGCCGCGAAGAAAGCCTTCGCCGCGGCCTTCGTGGCCGTACGCCACCTGGGCGGCAGCGGCTTCGAGGTCGCCGAGCGGCTTCGCGCCATCGCTCCCGCCATTGGCCTGGCCTTCGTCTCCGGCGAGGAATACGCCGACGACGTGGTGCAAGCCATGCGTTTCGGCGCCTGTGAGTTCGTGCGCCTGCCGCTGCGCGAGGCCGAAGTGAGCCTCGCCCTGGCCCGGCTGGCCGAGCGCGCCGAGCTTGAGGATTTCGCCTTCCAGGCGAGGCTTCGCTACGACCACTTGGTGCAGAACATCCCTCTGATCATCTTCTCGCTGGCGAGCGACCTGCGCCTTTCCTTCATCAATCGCGCCTGCATCGACATTTTGGGCTATAGCCCCGAGGAAGCCGCGACTGAGAACGGTTTTCTCGCCGAGCGACTGCATCCGCAGGACCGGGAATCCGTCCTGTCCCATCTGCGGGCGGCTCTGGCCCACTCCACGCCATTCACCGAACAGGCGCGGCTCGTGCATCGCCACGGGCACACCGTGCACGTCATCATCAAGAGCATGCCGCGCTTCACCTTCACCGCGCAGGGGCCGGAACCCGAGCTTTCGGGCGTGATCATGGACATCAGCGAACGCGTGGTGCTGGAGCGCGCTCTGATCCAGGACGAGAAGCTGAAGATGCTCGGCTCCATCTCGGCCGAGGTTGCCCATGAAATCAGAAACCCCCTGGTGGCCATCGGCGGTTTCGCCAGGCGGCTGAAGACGGCGCACCCCGACCTCGACGACGTGGACATCATCCTGCGCGAGACAGCCCGGCTGGAAAACCTCCTGGCCCGCATCCGCGACTATCTCAAGCCACTACGCATGACACCGCGCCCCTGTTCGCTCGACGAGATCATCGAGGAATGCCTCGTGCTCCTGGCCTCGGAGTTCTCGGCCGTGGGCGCGCAGACCCGCTTCATTCCCACGCCGGACCTACCCATGGTCACGGCCGACCCCGACGTGCTCGGGCAGGTGGTGGTCACTCTTTTGCTGCACGCCTTGCGTCATCTGCCGCGCGGCGGAGCGCTGAATCTGGCCAGCGAGCGCGACGGCGCGAACGTGCGCATGACGCTTCAGTCCCCCACCTCGTCCACGGTCCTGGACTCGCCGGAACGCTCGCTCCTGCCCTTCGACACCGAGACCGAGCACCTGGGGCTGCCGCTTTGCTACCGCCTGATCAAGGGTATGGGCGGCCTGCTCTCCTACACCCGAGAGGCAGACGTAGCGCGCTACGCCATATCCCTGCCCGTGGAGGCTGGAGCCGCGAGCGGCGTGGTCTACGACCTGGCCGATTCGCGCCGCTGGCCGGACGAGCATCCGGCGGGCGTTCCGCACGATTCGGAGTTCGAGGCCGCCCTGGCGCGGGAGTGGAAACGCGGCGGCAGGCATCACACGCCGCTGTGCATGCTGATGATCGACGTGGACGACTACACCGACTTCGTGGCGCGGCATGGCGCCGACGTCGCCCAGGAAGCTCTTTCGCGCGTGGCCCGGGTGCTGGAGGACATGCTCAAACGGCCCGGGGATTTCGTGGACACGGGAGGCGGGCAGCAGTTCACGGCCGTTTTGCCCGACACGGACGAACTCGGCGGCATGATCGTGGCAGAGGACATCCGGGAGAACGTGGCGGCCTTGGCCATCCCACACCGGGACGGCTCGGGCGCGGGCGTGCTCACGGTCTGCGTGGGCGTGGCCTCTCTCGTTCCCACGCCCGAGACCGAGCCAACGCACCTCATCGAGGAGGCAACGCGGGCGCTCTATGCGGCCAAGGCGCAAGGCGGAAACAAGGTCCACGCGGCGCGCCTGAGCAAGCGCAGATAG